In Thalassotalea fonticola, a single genomic region encodes these proteins:
- a CDS encoding CapA family protein: protein MKKVIFTSLVFFALISQFAFAEVIIKGRLLTENQQPIVQAKVSLSGSNTNTDKQGYYQINVADADIYRLDYSKEGFYPSVQTFSHFELTNQAAPLTIADITLVEKAEGRVMFAFGGDAMMGRRYYKPYFGDEVLIHNDSRIVDSRAVIENVKPYMSLADIAAVNLETQIFANKPGDAAPKSVAFYSKPEILDALTWAGIDYVTLGNNHTYDYKKSGLETSLKHMRESKLAFSGAGINEEEALKAHVTNINGVDYGMLGYVGWEGRADPNQVAEHDKGGAAFGSLNNIIASVGKQVDAGRVPVVQYHGSQEYTNNPTGVTEKRLKAAIDHGAALAIAHHPHVTQGIELYKGKLIAYSMGNFIFDQYIPSTPYSFLLYVWMDKGEFHRAEIVPIYLKGYKPTPATGINRYTTMKRITTLSAQRNTHIGLSGGHGVISTEQTPSNNQSATISFPENTRTAPLYLLPWQKNLAQVNTPKNVSYRLGINLINGSDFESFDTFNSNERSWFFDREHTVINNYGASGNKSLGVTVNSNQTSTVGMQAFRRKFKGDIPTTVTAKVKTDNVAKISFYWQGRRYGQGFFQARKESEKQLIGSVDLQGKSAWQTIELDFESVRHNYPSKGYRSYRVIAEIELTDGRTGKVDIDDFAAIEWQSAFTELPTPFHTSVESKQASYIGISKSTSETVKITFQ from the coding sequence ATGAAAAAAGTAATATTTACCAGCCTAGTCTTCTTTGCTCTTATTAGTCAATTTGCTTTTGCCGAAGTGATAATTAAAGGCCGTTTGCTCACTGAAAACCAACAACCAATTGTACAAGCTAAGGTGAGTTTATCAGGATCAAACACCAATACAGATAAGCAAGGTTACTATCAAATTAACGTTGCTGATGCTGACATTTACCGACTCGATTATAGCAAGGAAGGGTTTTACCCAAGCGTACAAACGTTTAGTCATTTTGAATTAACCAATCAAGCCGCACCGTTGACCATTGCCGATATTACTCTCGTTGAAAAAGCAGAAGGACGCGTTATGTTTGCTTTTGGCGGTGATGCCATGATGGGGCGACGTTATTATAAGCCTTATTTTGGTGATGAGGTATTAATACACAATGACTCGCGCATAGTAGATAGCCGAGCCGTTATTGAAAACGTTAAGCCTTATATGAGCTTGGCTGATATTGCTGCAGTTAATTTAGAAACACAGATCTTTGCTAATAAACCAGGTGATGCCGCGCCTAAATCAGTGGCATTTTACTCTAAACCTGAAATTCTTGATGCCTTAACTTGGGCAGGAATTGACTATGTCACCTTGGGGAATAACCATACCTATGATTATAAAAAATCTGGATTAGAGACTTCGCTAAAACATATGCGCGAGTCAAAACTTGCTTTCTCTGGCGCAGGGATTAATGAAGAAGAAGCATTAAAGGCGCATGTAACAAATATTAACGGCGTTGATTATGGCATGTTGGGCTATGTTGGCTGGGAAGGTCGGGCAGATCCCAACCAAGTTGCCGAGCATGACAAAGGTGGTGCAGCTTTTGGTTCATTGAACAATATTATTGCTTCGGTTGGAAAACAAGTGGATGCTGGTCGTGTGCCTGTAGTGCAATACCATGGCAGCCAGGAATACACGAACAACCCAACAGGGGTAACAGAAAAACGCTTAAAAGCAGCCATCGATCATGGCGCTGCTTTAGCTATCGCTCATCATCCTCATGTAACTCAAGGCATAGAGTTATACAAAGGTAAGTTGATTGCTTATTCAATGGGTAATTTTATTTTTGATCAATATATCCCATCAACCCCTTATAGTTTTTTACTGTATGTTTGGATGGACAAAGGCGAATTTCATCGCGCAGAAATAGTGCCAATTTATTTAAAAGGCTACAAGCCAACACCGGCAACCGGCATTAACCGTTATACCACGATGAAACGTATTACTACATTGTCGGCTCAACGTAACACTCATATCGGCCTATCTGGCGGTCACGGCGTTATTAGCACAGAGCAAACACCATCAAACAACCAGTCTGCAACAATTTCTTTTCCTGAAAATACCAGAACCGCCCCATTGTACCTATTGCCTTGGCAAAAGAACTTAGCACAGGTAAATACGCCTAAAAATGTATCCTATCGTTTAGGTATTAATTTAATCAATGGCAGTGACTTTGAAAGTTTCGACACGTTTAATAGTAATGAACGCAGCTGGTTTTTTGATCGCGAGCATACAGTAATTAATAACTACGGTGCTAGTGGCAACAAGAGTTTAGGGGTAACGGTAAATAGTAATCAAACCAGTACAGTTGGCATGCAGGCGTTTCGCCGCAAATTTAAAGGTGATATTCCAACCACAGTTACAGCTAAAGTGAAAACAGATAATGTGGCGAAAATAAGTTTTTACTGGCAAGGCCGACGATATGGACAAGGCTTTTTCCAGGCTCGTAAAGAAAGCGAAAAACAGTTAATTGGCTCTGTTGATTTACAAGGAAAGTCAGCATGGCAAACAATTGAGCTAGATTTTGAATCAGTGCGACATAATTATCCGAGTAAGGGGTATCGCTCTTATCGAGTAATCGCTGAGATTGAATTAACCGATGGCCGAACCGGCAAAGTCGATATTGATGATTTTGCAGCTATTGAATGGCAAAGCGCATTTACTGAACTACCAACACCATTTCATACCAGTGTAGAATCGAAGCAAGCATCTTATATCGGCATCAGTAAGAGTACGAGTGAAACAGTAAAGATTACATTTCAATAA
- a CDS encoding alpha/beta fold hydrolase: MTKPIINFVHANGFPAGSYRTFLEEFSPHYKIIAHDKFGHNHNYPSHNNWQHLVTELVEFIKKQDSKVICVGHSFGGVISFIAACQHPELFQGLIMLDPPVYTGRLSWLLHLAKKTPLIDKVSPAGKAKSRQRHWPIETNLVTNFGRKKLFQDFDSRCLQDYVDSAVTNRNKRFELIFSPEVEADIFRHLPSNLLKFKNKLTVPAALIYGEKTDVLPIRYFERFAKLNQIELTMMPDGGHMFPLEQPEKTAELIGKLIKNW, translated from the coding sequence ATGACAAAACCAATTATCAACTTCGTCCATGCAAATGGTTTTCCCGCAGGAAGCTATCGTACATTTTTAGAGGAGTTTTCTCCGCACTACAAAATAATAGCACATGATAAATTTGGTCATAATCATAACTACCCCAGCCACAACAACTGGCAGCATTTAGTCACGGAGTTAGTCGAATTTATTAAAAAGCAAGACAGCAAAGTTATTTGTGTGGGCCATTCCTTTGGTGGGGTAATTTCTTTTATTGCTGCGTGCCAGCACCCGGAGCTTTTTCAAGGCTTAATCATGTTAGATCCGCCGGTGTACACCGGGCGCCTCTCTTGGTTATTACACCTAGCTAAAAAGACCCCGCTTATTGATAAAGTATCTCCCGCAGGCAAAGCAAAGAGTCGTCAACGCCATTGGCCTATAGAAACTAATTTAGTCACTAACTTCGGTCGGAAAAAGTTATTTCAAGACTTTGATAGCCGCTGTTTGCAAGATTATGTTGATAGTGCAGTGACAAATAGAAACAAGCGTTTTGAGTTAATATTTTCCCCCGAAGTAGAAGCCGATATTTTTAGGCATTTACCGTCTAATTTACTCAAATTTAAAAATAAACTTACCGTGCCTGCCGCACTGATTTATGGTGAAAAAACAGATGTTTTACCTATTCGATATTTCGAACGTTTTGCCAAACTTAATCAAATCGAGTTAACTATGATGCCAGATGGAGGGCATATGTTTCCACTTGAACAGCCCGAAAAAACCGCAGAGCTGATAGGTAAGCTAATCAAAAACTGGTGA
- the plsB gene encoding glycerol-3-phosphate 1-O-acyltransferase PlsB, whose protein sequence is MRALFYFLLSWPVRLLVRCNIIPDNVEALELGDNKDVFYIVRYQSASDLIALQMACKKLNLPDPLATVSVNGQSMNRCICLEKPRSVIPWITRSQTKALSQGLALLKDHETNLTKNAKLIPVNLLWGRAPAKQKANMGDVLADEASPSMFRKFWMVIFLGRDTLARFSSAVSFREMVETQGSDKIAARKLIRMARIHFHRQTVAATGPRLMDRQQMFTALFANPAIKRLIKDEAKSKNISEAEVKKKALGMMKEISADYRQTVIRLGERILGWLWNRLYDGIKVQNADRLRTLSQEGHEIIYVPCHRSHMDYLLLTYVIYHEGLVTPRIAAGINLNFWPAGPIFRKAGAFFIRRSFRGNRLYSTIFREYLGLLFSRGYSVKYYTEGGRSRTGRLLQPKTGMLAMTVQSMLKGIDRPLTLVPVYIGYEHVMEVASYHKELKGSSKQKESIFGIVKAIRKLRNYGKGFVTFGEPININEFLNKEVPQWRDSIDPIDPQKPKWLTPAVNVMANQVMTEINKAVALNSVTLTALILLTAENKALTRIELEEQLDFFLELQRAAPFSSEMYIPEESGKELVDSVIRLNKVDVTDDKLGQIISLSEQACLEMSYYRNNIVHAYMLPSVVCRLLRTYEKLTTEEIDNKVEQLAQLIKAELYLWQSHDNIVEQTESILAALQTQGLIKLSKAGYWSIKEDCEQAYMLNLMSSCISETVQRYTIVLNIIKQAAPISRSSLESDATTLAKRMSKLHNINAPEFIDRKAQAAVVNALREYGYIESDDIGCFIATERLTELNETLVHLIEPDVLQSILHS, encoded by the coding sequence ATGAGAGCATTGTTTTACTTTTTACTATCTTGGCCAGTACGCTTATTGGTACGTTGCAATATTATCCCTGATAATGTTGAGGCGCTTGAACTTGGCGACAATAAAGATGTTTTCTACATTGTAAGATATCAATCAGCGAGTGATTTAATTGCACTGCAAATGGCCTGTAAAAAACTTAATTTACCCGATCCGCTTGCAACTGTTAGCGTAAACGGGCAATCAATGAACCGCTGTATCTGTCTCGAAAAACCTCGCTCTGTGATCCCTTGGATAACAAGAAGTCAAACTAAAGCGCTCTCTCAAGGTTTAGCTTTATTAAAAGATCATGAAACAAACCTCACGAAAAATGCAAAATTAATTCCAGTAAATTTGCTTTGGGGCAGGGCGCCTGCAAAACAAAAAGCCAATATGGGAGACGTGCTAGCTGATGAAGCGTCGCCAAGTATGTTCCGAAAATTTTGGATGGTGATTTTTTTAGGTAGAGATACTTTAGCTCGCTTTAGTTCTGCCGTATCTTTTCGAGAAATGGTTGAAACTCAAGGTAGTGATAAAATAGCAGCACGTAAATTAATACGTATGGCACGTATCCATTTTCATCGCCAAACAGTTGCCGCTACAGGGCCACGTTTGATGGATCGCCAGCAAATGTTCACCGCATTATTTGCCAACCCGGCAATTAAACGATTGATCAAAGACGAAGCAAAATCAAAAAACATCAGCGAAGCAGAAGTGAAGAAAAAAGCACTTGGAATGATGAAAGAAATTTCTGCTGATTACCGTCAAACTGTAATTCGTTTAGGTGAGCGAATTTTAGGTTGGTTATGGAACCGATTATACGATGGCATAAAAGTTCAAAATGCAGATCGTTTACGTACACTATCACAAGAAGGTCATGAGATAATTTATGTACCTTGTCATCGCTCACACATGGATTACTTATTACTTACTTATGTGATTTATCATGAGGGCTTGGTCACGCCAAGAATTGCTGCTGGAATTAATTTAAATTTTTGGCCTGCCGGTCCAATATTCAGAAAAGCGGGAGCATTCTTTATTCGCCGTAGCTTTAGAGGCAATCGTTTATATTCAACTATTTTTCGTGAATATTTAGGTTTGTTATTTAGTCGTGGCTATTCGGTAAAATATTACACTGAAGGTGGTCGTAGCCGTACTGGTCGTTTATTACAGCCAAAAACAGGTATGTTGGCAATGACGGTACAAAGCATGCTTAAAGGTATTGATCGACCGTTAACTTTAGTTCCTGTTTATATTGGCTATGAACATGTAATGGAAGTAGCGAGTTACCATAAAGAATTAAAAGGCAGCTCAAAACAAAAAGAGTCTATATTTGGCATAGTTAAGGCTATTCGCAAATTACGAAATTACGGAAAAGGTTTTGTCACCTTTGGTGAGCCAATTAATATCAATGAATTTTTAAATAAAGAAGTACCACAGTGGCGCGATAGTATCGACCCTATCGACCCGCAAAAACCTAAATGGTTAACCCCTGCAGTTAACGTCATGGCCAATCAGGTCATGACTGAAATAAACAAAGCAGTTGCGCTTAACTCTGTTACCTTAACGGCACTTATTTTGCTAACCGCAGAGAATAAAGCATTAACTCGCATAGAGTTAGAAGAACAGTTAGATTTTTTCCTTGAATTACAACGCGCTGCGCCATTTAGTAGTGAAATGTATATTCCTGAAGAATCAGGAAAAGAGCTGGTTGATTCGGTCATTCGATTGAATAAAGTCGACGTTACTGATGACAAACTCGGGCAGATTATCTCATTATCGGAGCAGGCCTGTTTAGAAATGAGCTACTACCGTAACAACATTGTTCACGCCTATATGCTGCCATCGGTTGTGTGTCGTTTATTACGAACCTACGAAAAACTCACCACTGAAGAAATTGATAATAAGGTAGAGCAGCTAGCCCAGTTGATCAAAGCTGAGCTTTATTTATGGCAAAGCCATGACAACATTGTTGAGCAAACAGAAAGCATTTTGGCAGCATTGCAAACGCAAGGGTTAATTAAATTAAGTAAAGCCGGTTACTGGTCTATTAAAGAGGACTGTGAGCAAGCCTATATGCTTAATTTGATGTCTTCTTGTATTAGTGAAACAGTACAACGTTACACTATAGTGCTTAATATTATTAAACAAGCGGCGCCAATCAGTCGCTCATCGCTTGAATCTGATGCAACTACATTAGCTAAGCGCATGTCTAAATTACATAATATTAATGCCCCTGAGTTTATTGATCGTAAAGCGCAGGCAGCAGTGGTGAATGCATTACGTGAATATGGTTATATTGAATCAGATGATATAGGTTGTTTTATTGCAACCGAGCGTTTAACTGAATTAAACGAAACCTTAGTGCACTTAATTGAACCTGATGTACTGCAAAGCATCTTACATTCATAA
- a CDS encoding Kelch repeat-containing protein, with protein MLSLCSPIICAKPLELPNLPEPVTNNAIAQVTTSQGEYFISFMGLGKNKTYKDVHNKVWALKLGDKQWQAKSPVPATLPLPGRLASIAVGVGQYAYVFGGYTVASDHQEISSPDVYRYDVITDSYKALATMPVPVDDSVALVYQQRYIYLVSGWHNAGNVNLVQVYDIKNNSWQQASPFLGKPVFGHAGAIADNNMLICDGVIVQPQLLQRRTYQDIAQCLKGIIDANNPLNIAWQLVEHPTGKGRYRMASAGVDGQMVFIGGSTNPYNFNGMGYNGIAAPATSEIWLYNIETNQWRTQLGHHAKSMDHRGLLNYKNQLIIIGGMDDKQQVLQHVNSISLENTQSNN; from the coding sequence ATGCTTAGTCTCTGCTCCCCCATCATTTGTGCCAAGCCTTTGGAATTACCTAATCTCCCCGAGCCCGTTACTAATAATGCTATTGCACAGGTAACAACATCACAGGGTGAATACTTTATTAGTTTTATGGGTTTAGGTAAAAATAAGACCTATAAAGATGTGCACAATAAAGTTTGGGCGTTGAAGTTAGGTGACAAACAATGGCAAGCTAAATCACCTGTTCCTGCTACTCTGCCTTTACCTGGTCGACTCGCCTCAATCGCAGTTGGGGTTGGTCAATATGCTTATGTCTTTGGTGGCTATACAGTCGCTAGCGATCATCAGGAAATTTCCAGCCCTGATGTATACCGTTATGATGTAATAACAGATAGTTATAAAGCCTTAGCTACAATGCCTGTACCGGTTGACGATAGTGTCGCCCTAGTTTATCAACAGCGTTATATATACTTAGTCAGTGGTTGGCATAACGCCGGAAATGTGAACTTAGTGCAAGTGTATGACATTAAAAATAATAGTTGGCAACAAGCATCGCCATTTCTTGGAAAGCCGGTATTTGGACATGCTGGCGCAATTGCTGATAATAATATGCTAATTTGCGACGGCGTAATTGTACAACCGCAATTATTACAGCGCAGAACTTATCAAGATATTGCCCAATGCTTAAAAGGTATAATCGATGCTAACAACCCATTAAACATTGCTTGGCAATTAGTTGAACACCCAACCGGTAAAGGCAGATACAGAATGGCATCTGCTGGTGTAGATGGACAAATGGTTTTCATTGGTGGTTCTACTAATCCATATAATTTTAATGGTATGGGTTATAACGGCATTGCTGCTCCGGCAACGTCTGAAATTTGGCTCTATAATATTGAAACCAATCAGTGGCGAACTCAACTTGGCCATCATGCTAAATCAATGGATCATCGAGGTTTACTGAACTATAAAAATCAGCTCATTATTATTGGTGGGATGGATGATAAACAGCAGGTACTTCAACACGTTAATTCAATTTCATTAGAAAATACACAATCCAACAACTAA
- a CDS encoding alpha/beta hydrolase domain-containing protein: MDKVKTLIVFIAMFLFSSMANAALVSQTINSEKSFSLKDKKMEAVSGEFIFLIDPKNPSNKQIVDIDKAPTNSDGLVEAKANFFIIQNKDPKQRRGALVEVSNRGSKASLRYFNHARNSDSPNKASLLGDGLIQDLGLSLVWVGWQGDLTVNANNMHASLPRIHGLDGWVRSDWTVDTAKSLLTLAHKKGVETIYPVDFAKQQDAWLTKRMGRDNLRAVVPHSMWQFSSDGKHIAGDFSPGIYELVYPSRAPMVTGIGLAILRDTSAYIKQVDSAFSVPKTIAFGVSQTGRFLRHFLHQGFNETEMGTMAFDGMLIHTAGAGRGSFNHRFAQPSRDAHRMSAFLYPTDVFPFTSARVRSNITNKKLGLLKRHHEDFYPKIFYTNTGYEYWGRAAGLIHTHNVFDMAPLKNERIYHFASAQHFVENPNDLTLLNEKTGLFRGNPLDFKLHLRALLSHLTNWVVSDEEPPKSAYPRFADQTLTTFSHYQLPEWLNMEKPFKPHTAYEVDYGKTWEQGIITNQPPVILAEIMPPVPKVDNNGHELGGINHPLIKAPIATFLPWVLRYNKFSNNEIEDFRGAVKKWTKKRIYSRYSDKKSYLNHLNKMTLKSLAEGWILARDVSRVKQQGSWLWDWSMDQPDPIYASVGENSLEE, encoded by the coding sequence ATGGATAAAGTCAAAACCTTAATAGTTTTCATTGCTATGTTTTTATTTAGTAGCATGGCTAATGCTGCCTTGGTAAGTCAAACCATTAATAGCGAAAAGTCGTTTAGTTTAAAAGACAAGAAGATGGAAGCAGTAAGCGGCGAATTTATCTTTCTTATTGATCCTAAAAATCCTAGTAATAAACAGATTGTTGATATTGATAAGGCGCCGACCAATAGCGACGGCTTAGTCGAAGCTAAAGCGAACTTCTTTATAATTCAAAACAAAGACCCCAAGCAACGCAGAGGTGCTTTAGTTGAGGTGAGCAACAGAGGCTCAAAAGCATCACTTCGTTACTTTAATCATGCACGAAACTCCGATTCTCCAAATAAAGCATCTCTTTTAGGGGATGGTCTTATTCAAGATCTTGGATTGTCATTGGTTTGGGTTGGTTGGCAAGGTGATTTAACCGTTAACGCTAACAATATGCATGCCTCACTACCCAGAATTCATGGACTTGATGGCTGGGTGCGCAGTGACTGGACTGTGGATACGGCCAAGTCTTTGTTAACCCTTGCGCACAAAAAAGGGGTAGAAACAATTTATCCAGTGGATTTTGCCAAACAGCAAGATGCTTGGCTTACCAAACGTATGGGACGCGATAATTTGCGTGCTGTCGTGCCCCACTCTATGTGGCAATTTAGTTCTGACGGTAAACACATTGCCGGAGATTTTTCTCCTGGTATTTATGAGTTGGTTTACCCTAGTCGTGCGCCTATGGTTACAGGCATAGGTTTAGCCATTTTACGAGATACTTCTGCCTACATTAAACAAGTTGATAGTGCTTTTTCAGTGCCGAAAACCATAGCGTTTGGCGTGTCTCAAACCGGGCGTTTTTTACGTCACTTTTTGCATCAAGGTTTTAATGAAACTGAAATGGGGACTATGGCGTTTGATGGTATGTTAATTCATACTGCTGGCGCAGGGCGAGGAAGTTTTAATCATAGGTTTGCTCAACCATCACGTGATGCACATCGCATGTCGGCATTTTTATACCCGACGGATGTTTTTCCATTCACCAGTGCTCGCGTACGTTCTAATATCACCAATAAAAAGCTTGGTTTATTGAAACGCCACCATGAGGACTTTTACCCTAAAATTTTTTATACCAACACCGGTTATGAATACTGGGGCCGAGCTGCAGGTTTAATACATACCCACAATGTATTTGATATGGCGCCATTAAAAAACGAGCGAATTTATCATTTTGCTTCGGCTCAGCACTTTGTAGAAAATCCAAATGATTTGACCTTACTTAATGAAAAAACAGGCTTGTTCCGTGGCAATCCTTTAGACTTTAAATTACATTTACGAGCGTTGTTATCACATTTAACTAACTGGGTAGTTAGTGATGAAGAACCACCGAAAAGCGCTTATCCACGTTTTGCTGATCAAACACTTACCACCTTCTCTCACTATCAATTGCCAGAATGGTTGAATATGGAAAAGCCATTTAAACCTCATACTGCCTACGAAGTCGATTATGGTAAAACTTGGGAGCAAGGGATAATTACCAATCAACCACCAGTGATCTTGGCTGAAATTATGCCGCCAGTACCGAAAGTGGATAACAATGGTCATGAATTAGGCGGCATAAATCATCCGCTGATTAAGGCACCCATTGCAACTTTTTTACCTTGGGTACTTAGGTACAATAAGTTCTCAAATAACGAAATTGAAGATTTTCGTGGCGCGGTTAAAAAGTGGACTAAAAAACGCATTTACTCGCGGTATTCGGATAAAAAATCATATTTAAACCACCTCAATAAAATGACTTTAAAAAGCTTGGCTGAAGGTTGGATTTTAGCTCGCGACGTGTCTAGAGTTAAGCAGCAAGGAAGTTGGTTATGGGACTGGAGTATGGATCAGCCTGATCCTATTTATGCTTCGGTAGGCGAAAATTCATTAGAAGAATAA
- a CDS encoding cupin domain-containing protein, with the protein MNNIFAKIPTDLSLEVCDIIAQNDIIKIERIISKGQCSPKTGWYEQQHHEWVIVLQGEAILTFSDDKKVKLSVGDYLNIEPLQKHKVSWTDPDTETIWLAIHY; encoded by the coding sequence ATGAACAATATTTTTGCCAAAATCCCTACTGATTTAAGTTTAGAAGTTTGTGACATAATCGCTCAGAACGATATTATAAAAATTGAGCGGATAATTTCCAAAGGTCAATGCTCACCAAAAACAGGCTGGTATGAACAACAGCATCATGAGTGGGTGATAGTTTTACAAGGTGAAGCCATATTAACTTTTTCAGATGATAAAAAAGTAAAACTTAGTGTAGGCGATTACCTAAATATAGAGCCTTTACAAAAACACAAAGTGAGTTGGACAGATCCAGACACAGAAACAATTTGGCTAGCGATTCATTATTGA
- a CDS encoding MltA domain-containing protein: MKLITTLFLASISFNAFTDNARFVLEPNPNIGNMQLFKTSDLCAVANNTNTYINNHKTGSNTDPLAVHAGKLITADISLDRVQSTLNFICTTYLSDVRTKQQSRLQNAEFLTQHFDFYRWYPDITTAVNISKKSTNAAKNRLLTSIPDDQLFITKYYTKLLKASPVKTTEFDQALYQLPFDEQGLTAAQAELKKDSLTRFKYTRQDIIQGKIAEFNLAKPLVWISEAGLHDVLLQGTGVLEVEGKTRYFNVHRNNGISYDYSIGKSEQARYWYFAEVPSVMGYGQTLESKIAVKPQVTFAGNMADLGLGKLIMVNYPLNGRSVSQMGILADTGGAFDNNRFQLDFLVDSYYGWADYHQANKHLPDYANTWIMLLKK; encoded by the coding sequence ATGAAACTTATTACTACCCTATTTTTAGCCAGCATCAGCTTTAATGCTTTTACTGACAATGCCCGTTTTGTGTTAGAGCCAAACCCAAATATTGGCAACATGCAGTTATTTAAAACCAGTGATTTATGTGCTGTGGCTAATAACACCAACACTTACATTAATAATCATAAAACAGGTAGCAACACTGATCCGCTAGCGGTTCATGCCGGCAAGCTAATAACTGCCGATATATCATTAGATAGAGTGCAGAGCACTCTAAATTTCATCTGCACCACTTACCTATCAGATGTTCGAACCAAACAACAAAGCCGCTTACAAAACGCTGAGTTTTTAACACAGCACTTTGACTTTTATCGTTGGTACCCAGATATCACAACTGCAGTTAATATTAGTAAAAAAAGTACCAATGCGGCAAAAAATCGCTTATTAACCAGCATTCCTGATGATCAGTTATTTATCACTAAATACTACACCAAGTTATTAAAAGCCAGCCCAGTTAAAACCACTGAGTTTGATCAAGCACTTTACCAATTACCGTTTGATGAGCAAGGTCTAACTGCGGCTCAGGCCGAACTGAAAAAAGATTCGCTGACAAGGTTTAAATATACTCGCCAAGATATCATTCAAGGTAAAATAGCTGAGTTTAATCTGGCAAAGCCATTAGTGTGGATCAGTGAAGCTGGCTTACATGATGTGTTATTACAAGGCACTGGCGTTTTAGAGGTAGAAGGGAAAACCAGATACTTCAACGTTCACCGTAATAATGGCATTAGCTACGATTACAGCATTGGAAAAAGTGAGCAAGCACGTTATTGGTATTTTGCCGAAGTGCCATCGGTTATGGGCTATGGTCAAACCTTAGAAAGTAAAATAGCGGTTAAACCACAGGTAACTTTTGCCGGCAATATGGCTGATTTAGGCTTAGGTAAGTTAATCATGGTCAATTACCCATTAAATGGTCGTTCAGTGAGCCAAATGGGGATTTTAGCCGATACTGGCGGCGCTTTTGATAATAACCGTTTTCAATTAGATTTTTTAGTCGATAGCTATTACGGTTGGGCTGATTACCATCAAGCAAATAAACACCTGCCTGATTATGCCAATACCTGGATCATGCTATTGAAAAAATAG
- a CDS encoding heme biosynthesis HemY N-terminal domain-containing protein produces MIRSIIKLVLLLALIAIAPFLIDEKGYILIAMGDLTYELTVVSAILLMVLASFIFAFLFWGTRIGFKFSSSAWRKLAFSNRAKAKREFQKGLGAYLLEDYKQAEALMAKCAEHTDMANSAWLVAASSANKLGESAKTANYLQFIAEHPQAQENFSFETLLVAGRLNLDDKQFSKARALLNENHKLIGHDGRLLGLDIEINIHEDKFEQATALLQIARKDKNLDKEKITDWEVRAFTGYFSELIAKSSVDAVAKYYKALSRKERQSEGIVLAYAHCLVANGLVTNLENLVLPLIKKDASLSFINAVKQLPIQNSEHIIFAVQKILQKQPENILWLSALAHLCVANKEYDKAHKAFTSLLKIEQASDDLQCYAKLLELMGEHQQANRVYQELIAQG; encoded by the coding sequence ATGATACGTTCAATCATCAAATTAGTTTTACTACTAGCACTTATCGCTATTGCGCCATTTTTAATTGATGAAAAAGGTTACATATTGATCGCCATGGGCGATTTAACTTATGAGCTAACCGTAGTAAGTGCAATTCTATTAATGGTTTTAGCCAGTTTCATTTTTGCATTTTTATTTTGGGGCACTCGTATTGGCTTTAAATTTAGCTCCAGCGCATGGCGCAAATTGGCGTTCAGTAATAGAGCGAAGGCAAAACGCGAATTTCAAAAAGGTTTAGGCGCCTATTTACTTGAAGATTATAAACAAGCTGAAGCATTGATGGCTAAATGCGCCGAGCATACCGATATGGCAAACAGTGCTTGGTTAGTTGCAGCATCTTCGGCGAACAAGTTGGGAGAGTCGGCGAAAACAGCGAATTACTTACAGTTTATTGCAGAGCACCCTCAAGCTCAGGAGAATTTCAGTTTTGAAACTTTATTGGTTGCAGGTCGATTAAATTTAGATGATAAACAATTTTCTAAAGCACGTGCATTGTTAAATGAAAACCATAAATTGATTGGTCATGACGGTCGTTTGTTAGGTTTAGATATTGAAATTAATATCCATGAAGATAAATTTGAACAAGCAACTGCACTTTTACAAATTGCACGTAAGGATAAGAATTTAGATAAAGAAAAAATCACCGATTGGGAAGTTCGTGCTTTTACCGGTTATTTTTCTGAGTTAATTGCAAAAAGCAGTGTTGATGCAGTGGCCAAGTATTACAAAGCTCTATCAAGAAAAGAGCGTCAAAGTGAAGGCATCGTATTAGCTTATGCCCATTGTTTAGTAGCCAATGGTTTAGTCACCAATTTAGAAAACTTAGTGCTACCGCTAATTAAAAAAGATGCATCGCTTAGTTTCATTAATGCGGTTAAACAATTACCCATACAAAATAGCGAACATATTATTTTTGCGGTGCAAAAGATCCTGCAAAAACAGCCTGAAAATATTCTATGGTTAAGTGCGCTTGCGCACCTTTGTGTTGCTAATAAAGAATATGACAAAGCTCATAAAGCATTTACTTCTTTACTAAAAATTGAGCAAGCGAGCGATGATTTACAATGCTATGCAAAATTATTAGAGCTAATGGGTGAGCACCAACAAGCTAATCGCGTTTATCAAGAGCTTATTGCGCAAGGCTAA